The proteins below come from a single Halomonas binhaiensis genomic window:
- a CDS encoding acetyl-CoA carboxylase carboxyltransferase subunit alpha — protein MNPNYLDFEQPIAELQAKIEELRLVGNDSQVNLSDEISRLEEKSRKLTESIFKDLSAWQVSQVSRHPQRPYTLDYLAHVFTDFDELHGDREFADDAALVGGVARFNERPVMVIGHQKGRDVKEKVRRNFGMPRPEGYRKAVRLMEMAERFKMPVLTFIDTPGAYPGIDAEERGQSEAIAYNLAVMSRLKTPIISTVVGEGGSGGALAIGVCDELLMLEYSTYSVISPEGCASILWKSAERASDAAQAMGITASRLKELGFVDNLIKEPLGGAHRYPEEAARRVRDAISESLDRLQAMDTDALLERRYERLMSYGAPA, from the coding sequence ATGAATCCCAATTACCTCGATTTCGAACAGCCCATCGCCGAATTGCAGGCCAAGATTGAAGAGCTGCGCCTGGTCGGCAACGATAGCCAGGTCAATCTCAGTGACGAGATTTCCCGGCTCGAGGAAAAAAGTCGCAAGCTTACCGAGTCGATCTTCAAGGATCTGTCAGCCTGGCAGGTCTCCCAGGTATCGCGTCACCCTCAACGCCCCTATACGCTGGATTATCTGGCACACGTATTTACCGACTTCGATGAACTTCACGGTGACCGCGAATTCGCCGATGATGCCGCCCTTGTTGGTGGTGTAGCGCGTTTCAATGAGCGTCCGGTGATGGTGATTGGTCACCAGAAGGGACGTGACGTGAAGGAGAAAGTGCGTCGCAACTTCGGTATGCCGCGTCCGGAAGGCTATCGCAAGGCCGTCCGCCTGATGGAAATGGCCGAGCGTTTCAAGATGCCGGTACTGACTTTCATTGATACCCCTGGAGCCTATCCGGGCATCGATGCAGAAGAGCGCGGTCAGAGCGAGGCGATTGCCTACAATCTGGCCGTGATGTCTCGTCTCAAGACCCCGATCATATCCACTGTCGTGGGTGAGGGCGGCTCTGGTGGTGCCTTGGCCATCGGGGTCTGCGATGAGTTGTTGATGCTTGAATACTCCACTTACTCGGTCATCTCCCCCGAAGGGTGTGCTTCCATCCTGTGGAAGAGCGCCGAGCGTGCGTCCGACGCTGCCCAGGCCATGGGTATCACCGCGTCACGCCTCAAGGAGCTGGGCTTCGTCGATAACCTGATCAAGGAACCCCTGGGCGGCGCTCATCGCTATCCCGAAGAAGCGGCCCGCCGGGTACGAGACGCCATCAGCGAAAGTCTGGACCGTCTCCAGGCCATGGATACCGATGCCCTGCTCGAGCGCCGCTATGAGCGCCTGATGAGCTACGGTGCTCCGGCTTGA
- the tilS gene encoding tRNA lysidine(34) synthetase TilS, translating to MSLSSHIERALVALPPGRAVWIALSGGLDSSLLLSLAASACRRYPRPLYALHVNHGLQAAAGDFESHCRWLCSHLEVPLVIESVSVDLSSGEGLEGAARRARYSAFARRLSQGDVLWLAQHRDDQAETFLLAALRRSGVTGLAAMPYQRDIAGVTLQRPLLDVSRVELEATAQEIGLVWVEDPTNAELEQDRNYLRHKVMPLLGERWPGASAALASTAGLAGETHGLLNEFAEEDLTRLGGMPERLPVDMLTSLSLPRQRLLVRHCASRLGLQSPPAARLESLLAQLKARDDAQVHVGWPGSEARRWRRALWLMPADSRLFDQEVEWDGQRPLKTPWGPCEVRLQRQHDDVPAALTVRPRQGGERLCLLGRGRRDLKRLLQEEEVPPWRRRAIAVVWCDGESVAALDLVEGRWLAVAVDWVAFSGQREGG from the coding sequence ATGAGCCTTTCTTCGCATATTGAACGCGCCCTGGTGGCTTTGCCGCCGGGGCGCGCTGTTTGGATCGCGCTATCTGGAGGTCTGGACTCTTCACTGTTGCTGAGCCTGGCGGCCAGTGCCTGTCGGCGTTACCCGCGCCCGTTATATGCCTTGCATGTCAATCATGGGCTGCAGGCGGCGGCTGGAGATTTCGAGTCGCATTGCCGTTGGCTGTGTTCGCACCTTGAAGTACCGCTCGTCATCGAGTCCGTGAGTGTGGACTTGAGCAGTGGCGAGGGTCTGGAAGGTGCTGCGCGTCGGGCCCGCTACTCAGCATTCGCGCGACGACTCAGTCAGGGAGATGTGTTGTGGCTGGCTCAGCATCGCGATGATCAGGCCGAGACTTTCCTGCTCGCAGCATTACGTCGTTCCGGTGTGACCGGGCTGGCTGCCATGCCATATCAGCGCGATATTGCGGGTGTCACTCTCCAGCGCCCATTGCTCGATGTCTCCCGTGTTGAGCTGGAAGCTACCGCTCAAGAAATCGGCCTGGTCTGGGTCGAAGACCCTACCAACGCAGAGCTCGAACAGGACCGTAACTACCTCCGGCACAAGGTAATGCCACTGCTCGGTGAGCGTTGGCCTGGAGCCAGCGCAGCGCTCGCCTCGACAGCGGGGTTGGCGGGAGAGACTCATGGGTTGCTCAATGAGTTTGCTGAAGAGGATCTGACTCGCCTTGGCGGAATGCCTGAGCGGTTGCCTGTCGACATGCTGACATCCCTGTCATTGCCGCGTCAGCGTTTACTCGTACGCCACTGTGCGAGCCGGCTCGGCTTGCAGTCTCCACCGGCGGCTCGTCTCGAGAGTCTGCTGGCGCAGTTGAAAGCTCGCGACGATGCGCAAGTTCATGTTGGCTGGCCGGGGAGCGAAGCGCGACGCTGGCGCAGAGCGTTATGGTTGATGCCAGCAGATTCTCGCCTCTTCGACCAGGAAGTGGAGTGGGATGGCCAGCGTCCCCTGAAAACGCCATGGGGGCCGTGTGAAGTGCGCTTGCAGCGTCAGCATGATGACGTTCCTGCGGCTTTGACCGTGCGCCCCCGGCAGGGAGGAGAGCGACTATGTCTGCTCGGGAGAGGAAGGCGCGATCTCAAGCGCTTGCTTCAGGAGGAAGAAGTGCCTCCCTGGCGGCGCCGCGCAATCGCGGTGGTATGGTGTGACGGTGAAAGCGTTGCGGCCCTCGATCTTGTCGAAGGCCGCTGGCTGGCTGTCGCAGTGGATTGGGTAGCCTTCTCTGGTCAAAGGGAAGGTGGCTGA
- the ppx gene encoding exopolyphosphatase, giving the protein MTQPLDTLSALRESPGDSDLTRFAAIDLGSNSFHLLVANYQDDRLQVVARLGEKVQLAAGLDDDGLLSEEAMTRALDCLARFAPFLEDIPASRMRVVGTNALRDADNSQIFIERAEALLGTRIEIIAGREEARLIYLGAAHALAETGRRLIVDIGGGSTEFIIGENFEPMALESLRMGCVTYTQRFFDSGEISEKRMRQAELAALSELASIRRPYTRLGWQDPVGSSGTIKAAAAVLAASEDTTEGVITREGLAKLRKRLIKCKLLSKVAMDGLKPDRARVFPAGIAILGAVFEAFDLEEMRFADGALREGVLYDMAGRNSPEDSRLKSLESLARSYNVDTRQADNVAATAKALWQQVRDDWELDDDQARFLDWACWMHEIGQAISHSQFHRHGAYLLEHSDLSGFSRPEQRLLSFLVRAHRRKFPIKEWQALPDSEQVSHQRLARLLRLAVLLNHSRPEQPPEIPKLSANGETLHLAIPYSDDPGLLNTDLEQEVQYMEQTDFVLVLEPEKIEA; this is encoded by the coding sequence ATGACCCAGCCCCTGGATACGCTCAGCGCTTTACGTGAGTCCCCTGGCGATTCCGACCTCACCCGTTTCGCTGCCATTGACCTTGGATCCAACAGCTTCCATCTGCTGGTCGCCAATTATCAGGATGACCGCCTGCAGGTCGTTGCACGGCTCGGGGAGAAAGTGCAACTGGCTGCTGGTCTCGACGATGATGGCCTGCTCAGCGAGGAAGCCATGACTCGGGCACTGGACTGTCTGGCCCGCTTCGCTCCTTTCCTTGAGGATATTCCTGCATCGCGCATGCGTGTGGTCGGCACCAACGCCCTGCGCGATGCCGATAACAGCCAGATTTTCATAGAACGTGCCGAGGCTCTGCTCGGTACCCGCATCGAGATCATTGCCGGGCGTGAAGAAGCTCGCCTTATCTACCTTGGTGCGGCTCACGCTCTGGCTGAAACAGGTCGACGCCTGATTGTCGATATCGGCGGCGGCTCGACGGAATTCATCATCGGTGAAAACTTTGAGCCCATGGCACTGGAAAGCCTGCGCATGGGATGTGTTACCTACACCCAGCGTTTCTTCGATAGCGGCGAGATCAGTGAAAAACGCATGCGACAGGCAGAGCTGGCCGCCCTTTCCGAACTGGCCAGTATCCGCCGCCCTTACACACGCCTCGGCTGGCAGGATCCGGTGGGCTCCAGCGGCACCATCAAGGCTGCTGCTGCCGTACTGGCTGCCAGTGAAGATACCACGGAAGGCGTGATCACCCGGGAAGGCCTGGCCAAGCTGCGCAAGCGCCTGATCAAGTGCAAGCTGCTGAGCAAGGTCGCCATGGATGGGCTCAAGCCAGATCGTGCACGGGTATTTCCTGCCGGGATTGCCATCCTCGGTGCCGTCTTCGAAGCGTTCGACCTGGAAGAAATGCGTTTCGCCGATGGCGCACTGCGCGAGGGTGTGCTGTATGACATGGCTGGACGCAACAGTCCCGAAGATTCGCGTCTCAAGAGCCTGGAATCACTGGCACGCAGCTACAATGTCGATACGCGACAGGCAGACAATGTCGCAGCCACTGCCAAGGCACTATGGCAACAAGTTCGCGATGATTGGGAGCTTGATGATGATCAGGCGCGCTTCCTGGACTGGGCATGCTGGATGCATGAGATTGGCCAGGCTATCTCGCACAGCCAGTTTCATCGCCACGGCGCCTATCTGCTGGAACATTCCGACCTCTCCGGTTTCTCACGACCGGAGCAGCGCTTGCTGTCGTTTCTGGTGCGCGCGCACCGACGCAAGTTCCCCATCAAGGAATGGCAAGCTCTGCCAGACTCAGAACAGGTCTCTCACCAACGCCTGGCTCGACTGCTACGCCTGGCGGTGTTGCTCAATCATTCACGCCCCGAACAGCCGCCAGAGATTCCGAAGCTCAGCGCCAATGGTGAAACCCTTCACCTGGCCATTCCTTACAGTGATGACCCAGGCCTGCTGAACACCGATCTGGAGCAGGAAGTGCAGTACATGGAGCAGACAGACTTTGTGCTGGTGCTGGAGCCAGAGAAGATCGAAGCCTGA
- the rho gene encoding transcription termination factor Rho, with translation MNLTELKQKPVPELLDIAREMGIDNLARSRKQDIIFAILKKHAKSGEDIFGDGVLEILQDGFGFLRSADSSYLAGPDDIYVSPSQIRRFNLRKGDTISGKIRPPKEGERYFALLKVSQINLDRPENAKHKILFENLTPLFPQKRLRMEIGNGSTEDLTARIIDLTAPIGKGQRGLIVSPPKAGKTLMLQNIATSITRNNPECQLIVLLIDERPEEVTEMSRTVRGEVVASTFDEPPARHVQVAEMVIEKAKRLVEHKKDVVILLDSITRLARAYNTVVPSSGKVLTGGVDAHALEKPKRFFGAARNIEEGGSLTIIATALVDTGSKMDEVIFEEFKGTGNMEAHLDRRLAERRVYPAINIRRSGTRREDLIASEDEMQRMWILRKLLNPMDDTAATEFLIDRLKDTKTNLEFFEAMKRR, from the coding sequence ATGAACCTGACCGAACTCAAGCAAAAGCCCGTACCGGAGCTTCTCGATATCGCACGTGAGATGGGTATCGACAACCTGGCACGGTCCCGCAAGCAAGACATCATCTTTGCCATTCTCAAGAAACACGCCAAGAGCGGCGAAGATATCTTCGGCGACGGTGTTCTTGAAATCCTCCAGGATGGTTTCGGATTTCTGCGCAGCGCGGATAGCTCCTACCTCGCCGGGCCAGACGATATCTATGTGTCGCCCTCGCAGATTCGCCGTTTCAATCTGCGCAAGGGGGATACCATTTCCGGCAAGATCCGGCCGCCGAAAGAGGGCGAACGCTATTTCGCTCTGCTCAAGGTCAGCCAGATCAACCTGGATCGACCGGAAAATGCCAAGCATAAGATCCTGTTTGAAAACCTTACCCCGCTATTCCCCCAAAAGCGTCTGCGCATGGAGATCGGCAACGGCTCCACGGAAGACCTCACCGCTCGCATCATCGATCTCACTGCACCTATCGGAAAAGGCCAGCGTGGCCTGATCGTCTCGCCGCCCAAGGCCGGTAAGACGCTGATGTTGCAGAACATCGCGACCTCCATAACCCGTAATAACCCCGAGTGTCAGTTGATCGTCCTGCTGATCGACGAACGCCCGGAGGAAGTGACCGAGATGTCGCGCACGGTGCGGGGTGAAGTGGTGGCTTCCACCTTCGATGAGCCTCCGGCCCGTCACGTTCAGGTGGCCGAGATGGTCATCGAGAAGGCCAAGCGTCTGGTGGAACACAAGAAGGACGTTGTCATCCTGCTTGATTCCATCACCCGACTGGCGCGTGCCTACAACACCGTGGTGCCGTCATCCGGCAAAGTGCTCACCGGTGGTGTCGACGCCCACGCGCTGGAAAAGCCCAAGCGTTTCTTCGGTGCCGCCCGTAATATCGAAGAAGGCGGCAGCTTGACCATCATTGCCACAGCCCTGGTCGATACCGGATCCAAGATGGACGAGGTGATCTTCGAGGAGTTCAAGGGTACCGGCAACATGGAAGCCCACCTGGATCGTCGCCTGGCTGAGCGCCGTGTCTATCCCGCCATCAATATCAGACGCTCCGGTACTCGTCGCGAGGACCTGATTGCTTCCGAGGATGAAATGCAGCGTATGTGGATCCTGCGCAAGCTGCTCAATCCGATGGATGACACTGCTGCGACAGAGTTCCTGATCGATCGCCTGAAGGATACGAAGACGAATCTTGAGTTCTTCGAAGCCATGAAGCGCCGCTGA
- the ubiD gene encoding 4-hydroxy-3-polyprenylbenzoate decarboxylase, whose translation MKYRDLREFIAVLEEAGELKRVTAEVDPYLEITEICDRTLRAGGPALLFENVKGSKMPLLGNLFGTPQRVAMGMGQDSVDALREVGELLAFLKEPEPPKGLRDAWEKLPIFKQVMSMSPKTVRSAPVQALVYEGDEVDLDRLPIQHCWPGDAAPLVTWPLVVTKGPSKSRQNLGIYRQQKLSKNRLIMRWLSHRGGALDYQEFRKLHPEEPFPVAVALGADPATILGAVTPVPDTLSEYAFAGLLRGSRTELVKCGHADLQVPASAEIILEGFIYPDDTAPEGPYGDHTGYYNEVETFPVFTVTRMTMRENAIYHSTYTGRPPDEPAILGLALNEVFVPILRRQFPEIQDFYLPPEGCSYRMAVVTMKKQYPGHAKRVMMGVWSFLRQFMYTKFVVVVDDDIDARNWQDVIWAITTRMDPARDTVLVENTPIDYLDFASPVAGLGSKMGLDATNKWPGETDREWGAPIVMDESVKTRVSQRWNDLGIPLPDTDKRST comes from the coding sequence ATGAAGTATCGTGACTTGCGTGAGTTCATCGCTGTTCTGGAAGAGGCTGGTGAGCTCAAGCGGGTGACAGCTGAAGTTGACCCCTATCTCGAGATCACCGAGATTTGCGATCGCACTTTGCGCGCTGGCGGCCCTGCCTTGCTGTTCGAGAATGTGAAAGGCTCGAAGATGCCGCTGCTTGGCAACCTGTTTGGCACACCTCAGCGGGTTGCCATGGGAATGGGGCAGGATTCCGTGGATGCCCTGCGGGAGGTAGGTGAACTGCTGGCCTTCCTCAAGGAGCCGGAACCCCCAAAAGGCCTGCGTGATGCCTGGGAAAAGCTGCCTATCTTCAAGCAAGTGATGAGCATGAGCCCCAAGACAGTGCGCTCGGCCCCGGTGCAGGCTCTGGTCTATGAAGGTGATGAGGTCGATCTCGATCGCCTGCCGATTCAGCATTGCTGGCCGGGTGATGCTGCGCCTCTGGTGACCTGGCCTCTGGTGGTGACCAAGGGACCCAGCAAGTCACGCCAGAACCTCGGTATCTATCGTCAGCAGAAATTGTCGAAGAACCGCCTGATCATGCGCTGGCTGTCTCATCGTGGCGGTGCTCTGGATTATCAGGAGTTTCGCAAGCTCCATCCCGAAGAGCCTTTTCCCGTGGCAGTCGCGCTGGGTGCTGACCCGGCGACCATTCTCGGTGCTGTGACACCGGTACCAGATACGCTATCCGAGTATGCCTTTGCTGGCTTGTTACGTGGCTCGCGTACCGAGCTGGTCAAGTGTGGGCATGCTGACCTGCAGGTGCCGGCTTCTGCCGAGATCATTCTCGAAGGCTTTATTTATCCTGACGACACTGCGCCGGAAGGCCCCTATGGTGATCACACGGGATATTACAACGAAGTCGAGACGTTTCCGGTATTTACCGTCACACGCATGACCATGCGTGAAAATGCCATTTATCACTCTACCTATACCGGTCGTCCTCCTGATGAGCCTGCGATTCTGGGGCTGGCGCTGAACGAAGTCTTCGTTCCTATCCTGCGTCGCCAATTCCCGGAAATTCAGGATTTCTACCTTCCTCCGGAAGGCTGCTCCTACCGCATGGCCGTGGTGACCATGAAGAAACAATACCCCGGCCATGCCAAGCGCGTGATGATGGGAGTGTGGAGCTTTCTGCGCCAGTTCATGTACACCAAGTTTGTGGTGGTCGTCGACGATGATATCGATGCGCGCAATTGGCAGGATGTGATCTGGGCGATCACTACCCGCATGGATCCGGCTCGCGATACCGTTCTGGTGGAAAATACACCAATCGATTACCTGGATTTCGCCTCTCCGGTGGCAGGGCTGGGTTCCAAGATGGGGCTCGATGCGACCAATAAATGGCCTGGCGAGACTGACCGCGAGTGGGGGGCTCCCATTGTCATGGATGAATCCGTCAAGACACGGGTCAGCCAGCGCTGGAATGATCTAGGTATTCCTCTCCCCGATACAGACAAGAGGTCGACATGA
- a CDS encoding FAD-binding oxidoreductase yields the protein MTARTLTCQVLEVSDLTPDVFRVLLEGRAEAMAHAPGQYLEMRLDEDTWVPFSIASRHAGDGLLELHIQHWPERSNSALLRRMLVVAEHLEVRLPSGDCVLDVESQRPLLLIAAGTGFAQMKAIIEEVHHMTPERPVSLWWAAKDRRDLYAEPMVREWVRGADNLVFHGVCETGFEEGFAEDRVVGHHGRVDIALAEALSDVSAEDVYLSGSPGMVYACLDVLAPLGLDEARVFSDVFSYAPRTPLISTSREGEALQEGQKRN from the coding sequence ATGACGGCACGGACTCTGACCTGCCAAGTCCTTGAGGTCTCGGACCTTACCCCTGATGTATTCCGCGTGCTGTTGGAAGGGCGTGCGGAAGCCATGGCCCATGCTCCAGGGCAATACCTGGAGATGCGTCTCGATGAGGACACCTGGGTGCCTTTTTCCATCGCCAGTCGTCATGCTGGAGATGGCCTTTTGGAATTGCATATCCAGCACTGGCCTGAGCGTTCCAATTCGGCCTTGCTGCGTCGAATGCTGGTAGTGGCCGAGCATCTCGAAGTGCGTCTTCCCAGTGGCGATTGCGTACTCGATGTCGAAAGCCAGCGTCCATTGCTGCTGATTGCCGCGGGTACCGGGTTCGCGCAGATGAAGGCCATCATCGAGGAAGTGCATCATATGACGCCTGAGCGCCCGGTCTCATTGTGGTGGGCGGCCAAGGATCGTCGAGATCTCTATGCCGAGCCCATGGTGCGAGAGTGGGTTCGTGGTGCCGATAACCTGGTGTTCCATGGTGTCTGCGAGACAGGGTTCGAAGAAGGCTTTGCAGAGGATAGGGTGGTTGGCCACCATGGACGAGTCGATATTGCTCTTGCCGAGGCCTTGAGCGATGTTTCCGCAGAGGATGTCTATCTGTCCGGCTCCCCTGGAATGGTATATGCCTGTCTGGATGTGCTGGCGCCCTTGGGGCTTGATGAAGCCCGAGTATTTTCCGATGTGTTCTCCTATGCACCGCGTACTCCCCTGATATCGACCAGTCGGGAAGGCGAGGCTTTACAGGAAGGCCAGAAGCGGAATTAG
- the folM gene encoding dihydromonapterin reductase yields the protein MSASPILITGGAQRLGRHCAERLVDDGHQVIISYRHEREALDDMRKRGIVTLQADFSSEAGILDFIARLKAQTSSLRAIVHNASDWAPDSRGEDAGATFERLFRVHMQAPYLINLHARELLDACAEPQRDIIHMTDYVVQKGSRKHAAYAATKAGLDNLTLSFAALYAPAIQVNAIAPALIMLNPGDDEEYAAKARSKSAMQMVPGPGVIYQSLRYLLDNRYVTGTTLAVDGGRHLQ from the coding sequence ATGAGTGCTTCTCCGATTCTGATCACTGGTGGTGCCCAGCGCCTTGGGCGCCATTGTGCAGAGCGCCTGGTCGATGATGGGCATCAGGTCATCATCAGCTATCGCCACGAGCGAGAAGCGCTTGATGACATGCGCAAGCGCGGTATCGTGACGCTACAGGCGGATTTTTCCAGTGAAGCGGGAATACTCGACTTCATCGCCCGGCTAAAGGCTCAGACTTCATCGCTGCGAGCTATCGTCCACAATGCCAGCGACTGGGCTCCAGATAGCCGAGGTGAGGATGCGGGTGCCACCTTCGAGCGTCTGTTCCGGGTGCACATGCAGGCACCTTACCTGATCAATCTGCATGCCCGGGAGCTGCTCGATGCCTGTGCCGAGCCCCAGCGGGATATTATCCACATGACCGATTACGTGGTGCAGAAGGGCTCAAGAAAGCATGCTGCCTATGCTGCGACCAAGGCGGGTCTGGACAACCTGACCCTGTCGTTTGCTGCGCTGTATGCGCCCGCCATTCAGGTCAACGCCATTGCTCCGGCCTTGATCATGCTCAATCCTGGTGATGATGAAGAATATGCCGCCAAGGCCAGGAGCAAGTCAGCGATGCAGATGGTGCCTGGCCCCGGGGTGATCTACCAGAGTCTGCGTTATCTGCTTGATAATCGTTATGTGACGGGCACGACGTTGGCGGTGGATGGTGGGCGTCACTTGCAGTGA
- a CDS encoding 3-deoxy-7-phosphoheptulonate synthase yields MNAATQLDTAAPVTNAVTASHPSLSDTSLAQETTSMALPTPAELRGDLPLSATLRDRVEAQRQEIQDILAGHDDRLLVVVGPCSIHDPQAAMEYAQRLKSLADSVRDRLLLVMRVYVEKPRTTVGWKGMAYDPGLNGSGDMRRGLEVSRKLMRDIVELGLPVATEILQPMITSYLDDLLAWVAIGARTTESQLHRELASGLEAIVGFKNATSGDVQVALDAMQSAAHPHQHFAIGSDGRPMMKITQGNPHTHLVLRGGHGQPNYDADSVAAARRAITSAGLAPRLMVDCSHANARKDHRRQSEVLLDVLNQRVAGDTSLVGVMLESHLHEGKQPLQPGKLRYGVSVTDACIGWETTEHLLNLAAERLSQA; encoded by the coding sequence ATGAACGCTGCCACTCAACTTGATACTGCTGCTCCTGTCACAAACGCTGTCACTGCGTCTCACCCATCGTTGTCTGATACGTCTTTGGCCCAGGAAACTACATCCATGGCGTTGCCCACACCTGCCGAACTGCGGGGTGACCTGCCCTTGAGTGCCACTTTACGTGATCGTGTCGAGGCCCAACGCCAGGAAATTCAGGATATTCTCGCTGGTCATGATGACCGCCTGCTGGTGGTGGTCGGTCCCTGTTCCATTCATGACCCGCAAGCGGCCATGGAATATGCCCAACGTCTCAAGTCTCTCGCCGACAGTGTACGTGACCGCCTGTTGCTGGTGATGCGAGTGTATGTGGAGAAACCGCGGACGACGGTCGGCTGGAAAGGCATGGCCTACGATCCAGGGTTGAATGGTTCGGGGGATATGCGTCGCGGCCTGGAAGTATCGCGCAAGCTGATGCGCGATATTGTCGAGCTGGGGTTGCCGGTGGCGACGGAAATCCTGCAGCCGATGATCACTTCCTACCTTGATGACCTGCTGGCATGGGTGGCCATCGGTGCACGTACTACAGAATCCCAGTTGCATCGTGAACTGGCCAGTGGCCTGGAAGCGATCGTCGGCTTCAAGAATGCCACCAGCGGTGATGTTCAGGTCGCCCTGGATGCCATGCAGTCTGCCGCCCATCCTCATCAACACTTTGCCATTGGCAGCGATGGTCGGCCGATGATGAAGATCACCCAAGGCAACCCGCATACCCATCTGGTGTTGCGCGGTGGGCATGGTCAACCCAATTATGATGCCGACTCCGTTGCTGCGGCTCGCCGGGCCATCACCAGTGCAGGCCTGGCGCCACGTTTGATGGTGGATTGCAGCCATGCCAATGCGCGCAAGGACCACCGTCGCCAGAGCGAAGTCCTGCTTGATGTTCTCAACCAACGCGTGGCAGGTGACACTTCATTGGTGGGGGTGATGCTGGAGAGCCACCTGCATGAAGGCAAGCAGCCACTGCAGCCGGGAAAGCTGCGTTATGGGGTCTCCGTCACTGATGCCTGTATCGGTTGGGAGACCACCGAACATCTGTTGAACCTGGCTGCGGAGCGTCTGAGCCAGGCCTGA
- a CDS encoding lysozyme-like domain containing protein: MLMLGLSGCAAFSPAPPAHQDNLCEVFREQPDWYDDARDSYDKWGTPIWTQMAFIKRESSYQSHIRPPRTKLWGFIPWKRPSSAYGYPQAQDPVWNEYEDEVGGVFASRSDMEDATDFIGWYNARTQRMTGVSLSNPEHLYLAYHEGQGGYQRGSYRNKPAVQRVAREVSATASRYRAQLSSCEAEFQCDGFFEFGPFCQA; encoded by the coding sequence ATGCTGATGCTTGGATTGAGCGGCTGTGCAGCCTTCTCTCCAGCTCCCCCCGCTCACCAGGATAATCTGTGCGAAGTATTCCGCGAACAGCCCGACTGGTACGATGATGCTCGCGATTCTTACGACAAGTGGGGGACACCCATCTGGACTCAGATGGCCTTCATCAAGCGTGAATCTTCCTACCAGAGCCATATCCGGCCGCCACGCACCAAGCTGTGGGGCTTCATTCCCTGGAAACGCCCATCTTCTGCCTATGGCTATCCTCAGGCACAGGATCCTGTATGGAATGAGTACGAAGACGAAGTCGGTGGCGTCTTCGCCAGCCGCTCCGACATGGAGGATGCTACAGACTTCATCGGTTGGTACAACGCCCGCACCCAGCGCATGACCGGGGTTTCGCTGAGCAACCCCGAGCATCTGTATCTGGCCTACCATGAAGGTCAGGGGGGATATCAGCGGGGCAGTTACCGTAACAAGCCGGCGGTTCAGAGAGTGGCTCGGGAAGTCTCCGCCACGGCTTCCCGATACCGCGCTCAATTATCATCGTGTGAGGCCGAATTCCAGTGCGATGGTTTCTTTGAATTCGGCCCCTTCTGCCAGGCCTGA